The nucleotide sequence CTGGGGAACCCATGAGTGTTCTGTCTACCCGTGAACTCAGCCTCCGCTACGGCACGCGTCAGGTGTTTCAGGAACTCAACCTGACCCTGCGTGACGGCGCGGTGACCGCTCTGATCGGGGCCAACGGAAGCGGCAAAAGCACGCTGCTGCGCTCGCTCTCCCGGCTGCTCTCGCCGAACGCGGGCGCGGTGCTGCTCGACGGGGCGGACCTGCATGCGCTCCCCACCCGCACCGTCGCGCAAAAGCTCGCCATCCTGCCCCAGGGTCCCACGGCGCCCGAGGGCCTCACCGTCGAGGAGCTCGTGTGGTTTGGGCGGCATCCGCATCAGGGCATGTTCGGGGGGCGCACCGCCGAAGATCGCCGCATCGTCGCCTGGGCCCTGGACCAGACCGGCATGACTGTCTTCGCGTCGCGCCCGCTGGAGAGCCTCTCCGGTGGACAGCGGCAGCGAGCGTGGATCGCCATGAGCCTGGCCCAGGGCACCCAGACACTGCTGCTCGACGAGCCGACCACCTACCTGGACCTCAGCCACCAACTGGAGGTGCTGCACCTTGTGCGCCGCCTCAACGAGCAGGAAGGCAAGACCATCGTGATGGTTCTGCACGACCTCAACCAGGCCGTGCGCTACTCCGATGAGATCGTCGCGGTGCTGGATGGCCGCGTCTACGCCCAGGGGGACCCCGCCGAGGTGATGAACCGAGCGCTCTTGCGCGACGTCTTCGGCCTCGAAGCGCACCTGCTGACCGACCCGGACACCGGCCGCCCGCACGTCATTCCCTACGGCATCGCGCGCAAGGCGGGAACCCGGTAAGCCCTCAAAAGCCCAAGAGACAAGAAACCCGCCCAGACGGGCGGGCTTTTCTTGGTGGAGTCGAGGGGGATCGAACCCCTGACCTCGTCATTGCGAACGACGCGCTCTCCCAGCTGAGCTACGACCCCGCTGCTTTTCGTGTACCCCAAGCGGGCGAGGCAAAATCTAGCACGCGTTTCCTGGGCGTGCAAGGGGGGCGGTTGGCCGGGCGCACCGGACAACGCTGGCCGGCCCCCCCTTCGGCGCGGGTACACTCGGGGCATGAGTGCTTTCACGACGCCCGCCGCCCCGTTCCCCACGGCGCAAGAGGACCGCTTTGCCTACAAATTCGGCCAGGAGGGCATCACCTTTGATGACGTGCTGCTCGTGCCGCGGCACTCCACCGTGCTGCCGCACGAGGTGAACGTGGAGACGCAGCTGACCCGGCGGGTCCGGCTGAACATCCCCTTTGTCTCGGCCGCGATGGACACCGTGACCGAGACGAAGATGGCGGTGGCGATGGCCCGTGAGGGCGGCATCGGGGTCATTCACAAGAACATGCCGGTCGACGCGCAGGCCGAGATGGTCCGCAAGGTCAAGCGCAGTGAAAGTGGCATGATTGTGGATCCCATCACCCTTCCCCCGCAGGCGAGGGTGGCCGATGCCGAGCGCCTGATGGCCGAGTACCGCATCAGCGGCGTGCCGGTGACCGACCCCGCTGGGAAGCTGCTGGGCATCGTCACCAACCGCGACCTGCGCTTCATCGAGGACCAGTCCACGCCTCTGGCGGACGTGATGACCCGCGAGGACCTGGTGACGGTGCCCGTCGGCACGACGCTGGAGGAGGCGCAGGAGATCTTGAAACGCCACCGCATCGAAAAACTCCTCGTGACCGACGGTGAGGGTTTCCTGAAGGGCCTGATCACCATCAAGGACCTCGCCAAGCGCGTGAAGTACCCCCGCGCCGCAAAAGATGACCTCGGTCGCCTGCGCGTGGCGGCGGCCATCGGCGTTTCCGCCGACCTGCTGGACCGTGCGGGGGCACTTGTCGCGGCGGGGGCAGACGTCCTCGTGCTTGACAGCGCGCACGGCCACAGCCAGGGCATCCTGAATGCGCTGACGCGGGTCAAGGAGAACTTTGACGTGGACGTGATTGCCGGAAACGTCGCGACCCGCGCCGGTGCACGGGACCTGATCGCGGCGGGGGCCGACGCGGTCAAGGTCGGCATAGGCCCAGGAAGTATCTGCACCACCCGCGTCGTCACCGGCGTGGGCGTTCCGCAGGTCACCGCCATCTTCGAAGCCTCGGCGGCGGCCCTCGAAGCAGGGATCCCTGTGATTGCGGACGGCGGCATCAAGCAGACGGGTGACGTGCCCAAGGCGATCGCTGCCGGAGCCAGCGCCGTGATGATGGGCTCCATGCTGGCCGGGACCGACGAGGCCCCCGGCGAGACGGTGCTGCGCGACGGCCGCCGCTACAAGAGCTACCGCGGGATGGGGTCCCTGGGCGCGATGGACCAGGGCTCGAGTGACCGTTACTTTCAGTCGGGCAGCCGCAAATTCGTGCCCGAGGGCATTGAGGGCATCGTGGCCTACAAGGGCACGGTCGGCGAGGTGCTCTACCAGTTCGTGGGCGGCCTGCGCAGCAGCATGGGCTACTGCGGCGCGCCGGACCTGTCCACGCTCCGCGACACCGCCCAGTTCGTCCGCATCACCGGGGCCAGCCTGGTAGAAAGCCACCCGCACGGCGTGACCATCACGCAGGAAGCGCCCAACTACGGGGGGAGGTAACCCTCCTGTACGGGGTCCCATCTCCCACATGCTTCATTCGCATCCCGCTACCCTGTCCTGCGTGAAGCGTCTCCTGACCGCCCTCCGCGAACCCGTGAACGCCCTGACCCATTGGGGTGGGGCGGTGGCGGCCCTGGTCGTGCTGGGGCCGCTGCTGTGGTGGGCGGATACGCGCGGGCTGCACCTGTGGCCCTTCGTGGTGTTTGGGCTGAGCATGCTGGGGCTCTACACCGCCTCGGCGAGCTACCACTCGTTTCGCCTGGGAGAGCGCGGGCTGCTGTGGCTGCGCAAGTTGGACCACGCGAGCATCTTCCTGCTGATCGCGGGGAGCTACACCCCTGTTGCGTACTACGGGCTCACGGGCCTCTGGCGGGAGGTGGTGCTGTGGGTGATCTGGGGCATTGCCGCGGCAGGGATCGGGCTTAAGCTGCTCACCCTGCGCCTCCCCCGCTGGGTCAGCACCCTGCTGTACCTGGGCATGGGCTGGCTGGCCGTGATCTTCCTGCCCCAGCTTGTGCGGAACCTGCCCCCGGTGGCGATCTTCTGGCTGGCCACGGGCGGCGTCCTGTACTCGATCGGGGCCGTGATCTACGGGACCCGGCGCTGGCAGCCCCGCCCCGGCAGCCGCTGGGGGCACTGGGGCTTTCATGAGGTCTGGCACCTCTTTGTTCTGGGGGGCACCGGCGCGCACGTAGCGATGATGTTTCACCTGCGCTGAAACGGCACGCCCACGAAAAACCCCCGGCCTCACACCGGGGGCTTTTTGTGGGGATGTTCAGAGCCCCACGAACCCCAGCACCCAGCGCTGCACCCGGCCGATGATGTTCCCGATGGGCTCCTGCGCGATAAAAATAAAGAGCATCACAACCAGAAAGCTGAAGGGCTGGGCCTCGAACTGCGCGAGGCTGCGGCCCAGGGAGGGCACCAGCGCGCCCAGGATGCGGCTGCCGTCGAGCAGCGGGATGGGAATCAGGTTGAACACGGCGAGCACAATGTTGATGCTCAGCACGTACAGCAGCACGACAAAGACGATCTCGCTGGGCGGCAGCACGCGCAGCAGCACGGCGGCGAGCAGGGCGATCAGCAGGTTGCTGATGGGCCCGGCGGCCGATACCCACAGGGTGCCCCAGCGTCCCAGGTTGGAGGGGTTGATGGGCACCGGACGCGCGAAGCCGAAGCCCGCGAGGAGGAGGAGGAGCGTGCCGAAGGGGTCGAGGTGTCGGGCGGGATTCAGGGTGACGCGGCCATACCGGCGCGGCGTCGGGTCCCCTAGGCGGTCGGCGGTCCAGGCGTGCGCGAACTCGTGAACGGTCAGCGAGAACGCGAGGGCCACCGCGACGATCACGAACGCGACGGGGTCGCGGGTCAGGAGGCTCAGCAGCATATCAACGCATTCTAAGGGCCAGAGGGGGTCCCCTTAAGGGGAGGGCGGGACGCGCCGCAGGTAGGCGCTCAGTGCCGCCCGCTCCTCCTCGGGCGAACGGACCTGCCCGGCCTGTCGCAGCGCCGCCAGGTGAGCGAGGGCAGCGCCCACGGCTGGGCCGGGCGGGACGCCAAGGGCCACCACGTCCCGCCCGGTGAGCACGGGATAGGCGTCCGGGCGCAGCAGGGCGCGCAGGACACCTTCCGGGCTGCCCGGCGGGACGGGCGCATCCGAGAGGGCGCGGGCGAGAAGCGCTCCGGGTTTCTCGCCCAGGCCCAGCCGGTCAGCAAGAGCCGCAGGATCGGGGGCGCAGGACAGCAGCGCGGCGGCGTACGCCTGCGCGGGTACGTTCTGGCCCGCGTCCCGCCGGGCATCAAGCGCCGCCAGCCGCTCGCGGGCGCCCTCCGGGAGCAGGCTGCCCGCGCCCCAGTTCGCCAGGACCTGCGCCGCTCGGCCCGGCCTCGGCTCGTGCAGCAGCAGGCGCAGTTCGGTGTTCAGGCGGGGCGTGCGCGGGGCCATCCTCAGCGCGTCCGGTACCTGCCGCAGCAGCTCGGGGTGCGCGGTGAGGCCCAGCCGCCCGGCCAGCCGGGCCCCACGCACCAGGCGGCTGGCGTCCTCGTGCAGCGAGCGGGGGTACAGGGGCCGCAGCACCCTCGCTCGCAGGTCCTCGCGGCCGCCCACCTCGTCGAGCAGGGCGGCCGGCCCCTGCGGCCCCAGCAGGAGAGCCAGCGCGTTCAGCCCGAAGTCTCGCCGCCGCAGGTCATCGGTCAGAGAACCCGGCGTGGGCACGGGGTGGGCGCCCGGCACCGGGTAGCTTTCGCGCCGCGCCCGCACCAGGTCCACGTGGCGGCCATCCGGCAGGGTCAGCGTCGCGTTGCCAAAGGCTGGATGGACCAGGAAGGGCAGTCCCGTCTGAGCGGCCAGGGCCGCCGCGTCCGTGCCCTCTACGACCACGTCGAGATCAAGGGGCGTCTTGCCCAACAGGGCGTCCCGCACCGCCCCGCCCACCAGGGCGACCCGCGCGCCCGGCCCGGCCTGGCCGGCGAGGTCCTGGAGCCAGGCGCGGTCCCCCGCCTGGAGGTGGGTCCAGACCTTGGCGGCCCCGCTCTCCCCGTTACTGGAAGGCGCTGGCATCCAGGGTAACTTCCACGTTCCGGGTCTGGCGGCCGCGCACCACCCGCAGGGTCACGCGGTCTCCCTCCCGCTTGTCGAGCAGGGCGGCCTGAAGGTCCTCCAGGGCGTCGACCGGCTGGCCGTCTGCCGCCACAATCACGTCACCCCCAAGGACGATCTGCCCGCCGCGCAGGTCCTGGACATTCTCGCCCCCGCGCAGACCCGCTCGGGCTGCGGGAGAGTTCGGGGCGACCTGGCCGACGAGCAGCCCGGTCTCGGGCAGGCCCAGGGCGCGTTTGCCCTCGCTGGTGAGCGCACTCAGGCCTACAGCCGCCACCTGGTTGGGCCCCTGCACGATCAAACCGGGGGTGATGCCCAGCCGCGGCGGATTCACCACGCCGCCCCGCGCCTGCTGGAGCCGCGGCAGCAGGTTCTTGGCGGCGTTGATGGGGATGGCAAAGCCCACCCCCGCGCTCTGCCCGACGCCGGTGACCGCGCCGCTGGGCGAGTAGATCTGGGTGTTGATCCCAATCACACGCCCCGACGAATCCAGGAGCGGGCCGCCCGAGTTGCCCGGGTTGATCGCCGCATCCGTCTGGATGGCCTTTTGGGTGATGCCCTCGCCCGTGCCGCTCTGGGAGAATCCGATGGGAATCAGCCGCTCGGCACTGCTCACGATGCCCTCGGTCACGCTGAATTCCAGCCCGAAAGGCGCGCCCATCGCAATCGCCTTTTGGCCGACCTCGAGCGCGTCGCTGTCGCCCAGCGGGATGGGCTGAATGGCCTCGGCGGGCAGCCCCTCGGCACGAAGGAGGGCGAGATCATACTGCGGCGCGAGGCCGATCACCCGGGCCGGGACCGTCTCTTCGCGGTTCATGACCCGGATGCGGATGCGGTCGGCGGTGCCTCGCCCGCCCTCCCCCGCCACCACGTGGTAGTTGGTGAGAATATCCCCCTCTTTGTTGACGAAAAAGCCGCTGCCCACGCCCTGCTGCACCTGCGTCTGCTCCTCGCCGCCGAAGAGCCAGGGGAAGGGGCTGGGCTGTACCACCTCCTGTTCGGTGCTGATAAACACCAGGCCCGGCTCATAGCGCCGCACGATATCAATGGTGTTCTGCTCGTTCTGGAGTTTGGCGGCCGCCTCGGTCTGAACGGTGCTGGCCTGGTCGCGAGCCGTCGGGGGCGGCTGGGCACCCGAGAGGGGCACCTGGTCTCGCAACAGGGTGGCGCCCAGCCCCAGGCCCACCAGCACCAGCGTCACGGCGAGCAGTGGTCGTTTCATGGCTGCATTATCCGCAGCGGGTAGGGTGGGCGTGACGAGTTGCCCCCGGCGTGCCTACGGAGTTCATTCATCCCGGCGAGGGGAGAAGCCTTGGAACTGTCAAGCCTGCGCGCGTTCCTGCGCCGCGTCGAGCGAGGCGATCTCGGCGGGCGTGATCTGGTAGTGCTCGCTGCACCAGTGGCAGACGATCTCCTGCCCGCCTTCCTCGATCATCTCCTGCCGCTCGGCGGGGCCGAAGAACTTCAGGCTGTCGAGCGCGCGCTCGCGCGAGCAGCGGCACTGGAAGTGGGCGGGCTGCGCTTCGGGCGCGAGCACCAGGTCCAGGCCCTCGGCCGCCTGATGCATCGTTTCCAGCAAAGACCCCCGGCGCAGGTGGTCGGTGAGCTGGCCCATGCCGCGGATGTTGGCTTCCAGCCGTGCGAGCGTCTCTTCTGTCACGCCCGGCATCGCCTGGACCAGCAGCCCCCCGGCCCGGTGCACCCGGCCACCTTCCTCGTAGACTCCCAGCAGCAGGGCGTTGGGAATCTGCTCGGAGGCGCCCAGGTAGGTGCTGACGTCTTCGGCGATCTCGCCGCTGACCAGACGCACGCTGCCGGTGTACGGTTCGCCGTTGTCGAGGAGCCGCGTCACGGCCAGTTCGCCCTCGGTGCCCACCAGACCGCTGACATCGAGCTTGCCGTCACGCTCCCGAACCGGCAGGTCGGCGCCCGGCTCGCGCACGTAGCCGCGCAGTTGGCCGTCGGCACTGCCTTCGGCCACAATCCAGCCGATCGGGCCGTCCCCCTGGATACGCAGGGTGACTCGGCTGTCACTGGTTTTGCCCAGGACCACGGCCAGAAGGGCGCTTGCCGCCAGGGCGCGCCCCAGAGCGGCCGTAGCGGTTTTGCTGAGGTGATGGCGCACACGCGCGTCCTCGACCAGCGCTGCCGCATCGATGCCCACAAAGCGTAGCGTGCCGTTTGCAGCGGTGCCGCGCAGCAGGAAGGAGGGAGAAAGGGTGTCTGAACTCATTAGGAAACCTTACACCGCTAGACTCAAGGCTGGTGTGCTGAGGGTTTCAATCCCCCCGGTGGGGGAGACGCCGCCCTCCGGCCCCGCGTGGTGTATCCTCCGCCGGGGCCATTGCCCACGCCGCGCGGTGCTGAAGCAACAGACCGGGGGGCTGCTTCGGTGGCGCTTGCTGCTCCTCAGCTTTCTTGGAGGAGTTGCAAGGAACGCTCACCTCTAGGCCTTAGCCTAACCCCGCTTCCCATTGTGGGGAGGAGCGTGTGGATTCACTGCTGTGCAGGCTTCCCCCGCGTGTTTCCCGGCGTGAGACCTGTCGGCTGGGCCCCCCTTGCCGAGGCCCGAATACTTCCTTCCACTGCCTTCGAGGAGTCCTTTATGACCACGTTCAACCGCCGTTCCCGTCCCCTGGGCCTGCTGGCCCTCACCACGCTGGCGCTGACCCTGGCGGCCTGTGACAAGCCAAACAACGCAGGCAACGCGGGTACCAACGGTGATACCACCGCCACCACAGACACCTCGGGCAGCACCGGCGCCAACAACAGCTCGGTGCTCGTCGTGCAGGAAAGCTCCGATATCCCCACGCTGGACCCCGGCACCAGCTACGACACCGCCAGCGGCCAGGTGGTGGAGAACATCTACGAGACGCTGGTGACCTACGAGGGGAATAGCCTCACGGAGCTCAAGCCCCTTCTCGCTACCGAGTGGCAGATCAGTGACGATGGCAAGACCTACCGCTTCACCCTGCGCGACGGCGTCAAGTTCCACTCCGGCAACGCGTTTCAGTGTGCCGACGCCGAGTACACGTTCCGGCGCAACCTGGTCACCAACACCAGCGAGAGCGGCAACTGGTTCCTGGCCGAAAGCCTCTTGGGAACCGGCAGCAACGCCAACGATGACCCCAGCATCACCTGGGAAAAGATCAGCAACGCCGTGAAGTGCGATGGCGAGACGCTGGTGTTTAACCTGCCCAAGGCGGACCCGGCCTTCCTGGCCAAGCTGGCCTACGCGGGCCAGAGCATCGTGGACAGCGAGCATGCCAAAGAGATTGGCGAGTGGGACGGCACCGAAGCCACCTGGAAGGAGGCGGTGGGCAAGGACCTCACGAACAGCCCGCTGTCACAAAATCCCAGCGGCACCGGTGCGTACCGCTTCGTGAGCAAGGACGCCACCACCTTCCGCGCCGAGGCCTTTGACGACTACTGGGGCGAAAAGGCCAAGATCCAGAACGTGCTGATTCAGGTGGTGCCCGAGCAGGCTGCTCGCCAGCAGGCCTTCTTGCGCGGTGACGCCGACCTGATCGAGACGGGTGGCCGTCCCATCATCGAGGAGCAGCTGCGTGGCAAGCCCGGCGTGGCGATCGTGGACAACCTGCCGGACACGAGCGCCTTTGGGATCGCCATGAACCAGGACATCAAGAACCCCGAGGTGCTGGGCAGCGGCAAGCTGGACGGCCAGGGCATTCCGGCCAACTTCTTCAGTGATGCCGACGTGCGCCGGGGCTTTGTGGCCGCCTTTGACGTGCCCACCTATATCCAGCAGGTGCAGGGCGGCAAGGGTGAACCGCGCAACTTCCTGCTGCCCGACACCTTCCCCGGCTACAATCCTGACCTTGAGCCGCCGCAGTTCGACCTGGATGCCGCGCGCGAGGCGTTCCAAAAGGCGTGGGGCGGACAGGTCTGGGAAAAGGGCTTTGTGCTCAACGCCACCTACCGTGCCGGAAGTGTCGCCGCGCAGACCGGGATGGAGCTGCTGAAGAAGAACGTCGAGTCCCTCAACCCCAAGTTCAAGGTCAATCTCCAGCCCAAGCAGTGGAGCGAGATTCTGGAGAATGCCGACCAGGGCCGCGAGGCGATGGTGATGACCGGCTGGGCGCCCGACTACGCCGACCCGGACAACTTCGTGTACACCTTCTACAGCAGTGAAGGCTTCTACCACCCCCGGGTGGGCTTCACCGACCCGCAGATTGACGCTTGGGTGAACGAGGCCCGCACGACGAACGACACCGATCGCCGCAACGAGCTCTACACCCAAATCGCCGAGCGCGCCAAGGAGCAGGCGTACTACATCCTGATGCCCAGTAACCCCGGGATCATCGCCTACCGCGACAACCTGCAGGGCATCAGCGAAGACACCTTTAACCCCATGATCGCCTTCCGCACCGGGACCCTCTGGAAGAACCTCAGCAAGAGCTGAGCCGGCCAGGCCAAAGCCCGCCTCCCCACGTGGGAGGCGGTATGTTTTGGGGTGGGTCGAGGACGGCCCCGAGCAAGGGGACCTCATGGGCGGCCCGCCGCCTTATCCTGCAACCATGCATGACGCCACCGAAGCGCTGTCCGCCCCCACGCGGCCCATCACCCTGCTGCTGGTCGACGATCACCCCGTCGTCCGCAAGGGTACCCGCGAGCTGCTCGAAGGTGAAGTTGACCTGCAGGTGATCGGCGAGGCCGAGAGCGGGGAAGAAGCCATCGAGAAGGCCCGGCAGCTTCGTCCGGACGTGATCCTGATGGACGTCTCCATGCCCGGGATGAACGGCATCGAGGCCACCCGCGCCATCAAAGCCGAGCAACCCGGCGTGGGCGTCCTGGTCCTGACGAGCTATGACGATGACGCCTACGTGTTCGCCCTTCTGGAGGCGGGCGCGGCCGGATACCTGCTCAAGAACACCAGTGAGGAAGACCTCCTGGGTGCGGTGCGGGCTGTGGCCGCTGGAGAGAGTGCCCTTCACCCGGCGGTTGCCCGCAAGGTTCTCGAGCGCTTCAGCGCTCAGCAGACCCCGACGCCCCCCGAAGACGCCCTCAGCCCCCGTGAACTCGAAGTTCTGCGGGTGGCCGCGACAGGCCGCACCAACAAGGAGATTGCCCGCGACCTCGACATCAGCCCCCGCACCGTACAGGTCCACCTCGCCAACATCTTTTCCAAACTGGGCGTGGGGAGCCGCACCGAGGCCGTGCTGTACGGCATCAAGCGGGGATGGATCGATCCCAAGACGCTTTGAGAAGAGAACCGGCAGGACTGATGAACCCTTCCGCACCCCTTCCTGCCCCCCTGCCTCCCTTTCCCCCTGAGCTCAGCGCTGCGCCCACCGTGCGGGCCTTTGGCGCGGCGCTTGCGCGCTTTGCCTGCCACGCGGTGCGGGCACACGGGGTGCAGGTGTGGGCCGTGGCGAGCGGCACGCTGAACGTGGTGGGCGAAGAGGGACGGGGACTGGGGCTGAGTGACGGAACGCTGGCAGCTCGGGCATTGGCAGAAGGACGGCACCTCTCGGAAGGAATGCTGGATGGCCTGCCCTTTGGTGGGGGCGTGCTGGAATTTGTGGGGGCCGACCCGGAGGGGGTCAAGCGGTTCGGTGAGCTGACGCCGCTGCTGACGCTGGCACTGGAGGGCGTGCAGGCGCGTGAAGTGCGGCGCGGCCGGGGCCGAGTCGCGGAAACGGTGGAGCAGCTGGTGCGGCGCTTGGGTGGGAGCCTGGACCTGCCGGAAGTGCTGACGGCGACGGCGGAGACAGCCGCGCTCGCCCTGGGCTTTGGCCGGGCGTTTGTCGGCCTGTTCAGCGAGATGGGGGAACAGCGGGCCCATATCGGCGAGGTGTTCACCTACGGCTTCGACGAGAGCTTCACGGGTGGAATTGTGGTCGGGCCGGTGTCGTTCGGTCGCCTGATGGAGCGCGGCGAGGTGATCCTGTACGAGCGGGCCCGCGACGCGGGAACACCGCTGGCCCAGGGACTGTCGGAGCTTGATCCGGGCGTGGCCCTCATCGCGCCCCTCAGCGCGCGTGGACGGCCTCTGGGCGTGCTGTACGTGGACAGCCGCTCGCCGGGTGCGCATGTCAGCGAGGACGACACCTGGCTGGTGCTGGCCCTGGCCGAGCAGGCCAGCCTCGCCATCGACAACGCGCGGCTCTACAGCACGGAGACGCGCAAGCGCGCGGCGGCCGAGGCGCTGCGTGAGGCGGGGGCGGCGCTGGCGAGCAGCCTGCACCTACCCGATACGCTGGCCCGCGTGCTGGAGCGGGCGGTGTCCCTGTTTCACGCGGACGCG is from Deinococcus sp. YIM 77859 and encodes:
- a CDS encoding ABC transporter ATP-binding protein, which gives rise to MSVLSTRELSLRYGTRQVFQELNLTLRDGAVTALIGANGSGKSTLLRSLSRLLSPNAGAVLLDGADLHALPTRTVAQKLAILPQGPTAPEGLTVEELVWFGRHPHQGMFGGRTAEDRRIVAWALDQTGMTVFASRPLESLSGGQRQRAWIAMSLAQGTQTLLLDEPTTYLDLSHQLEVLHLVRRLNEQEGKTIVMVLHDLNQAVRYSDEIVAVLDGRVYAQGDPAEVMNRALLRDVFGLEAHLLTDPDTGRPHVIPYGIARKAGTR
- the guaB gene encoding IMP dehydrogenase, whose translation is MSAFTTPAAPFPTAQEDRFAYKFGQEGITFDDVLLVPRHSTVLPHEVNVETQLTRRVRLNIPFVSAAMDTVTETKMAVAMAREGGIGVIHKNMPVDAQAEMVRKVKRSESGMIVDPITLPPQARVADAERLMAEYRISGVPVTDPAGKLLGIVTNRDLRFIEDQSTPLADVMTREDLVTVPVGTTLEEAQEILKRHRIEKLLVTDGEGFLKGLITIKDLAKRVKYPRAAKDDLGRLRVAAAIGVSADLLDRAGALVAAGADVLVLDSAHGHSQGILNALTRVKENFDVDVIAGNVATRAGARDLIAAGADAVKVGIGPGSICTTRVVTGVGVPQVTAIFEASAAALEAGIPVIADGGIKQTGDVPKAIAAGASAVMMGSMLAGTDEAPGETVLRDGRRYKSYRGMGSLGAMDQGSSDRYFQSGSRKFVPEGIEGIVAYKGTVGEVLYQFVGGLRSSMGYCGAPDLSTLRDTAQFVRITGASLVESHPHGVTITQEAPNYGGR
- a CDS encoding hemolysin III family protein, yielding MKRLLTALREPVNALTHWGGAVAALVVLGPLLWWADTRGLHLWPFVVFGLSMLGLYTASASYHSFRLGERGLLWLRKLDHASIFLLIAGSYTPVAYYGLTGLWREVVLWVIWGIAAAGIGLKLLTLRLPRWVSTLLYLGMGWLAVIFLPQLVRNLPPVAIFWLATGGVLYSIGAVIYGTRRWQPRPGSRWGHWGFHEVWHLFVLGGTGAHVAMMFHLR
- a CDS encoding site-2 protease family protein; translated protein: MLLSLLTRDPVAFVIVAVALAFSLTVHEFAHAWTADRLGDPTPRRYGRVTLNPARHLDPFGTLLLLLAGFGFARPVPINPSNLGRWGTLWVSAAGPISNLLIALLAAVLLRVLPPSEIVFVVLLYVLSINIVLAVFNLIPIPLLDGSRILGALVPSLGRSLAQFEAQPFSFLVVMLFIFIAQEPIGNIIGRVQRWVLGFVGL
- a CDS encoding CCA tRNA nucleotidyltransferase, which codes for MPAPSSNGESGAAKVWTHLQAGDRAWLQDLAGQAGPGARVALVGGAVRDALLGKTPLDLDVVVEGTDAAALAAQTGLPFLVHPAFGNATLTLPDGRHVDLVRARRESYPVPGAHPVPTPGSLTDDLRRRDFGLNALALLLGPQGPAALLDEVGGREDLRARVLRPLYPRSLHEDASRLVRGARLAGRLGLTAHPELLRQVPDALRMAPRTPRLNTELRLLLHEPRPGRAAQVLANWGAGSLLPEGARERLAALDARRDAGQNVPAQAYAAALLSCAPDPAALADRLGLGEKPGALLARALSDAPVPPGSPEGVLRALLRPDAYPVLTGRDVVALGVPPGPAVGAALAHLAALRQAGQVRSPEEERAALSAYLRRVPPSP
- a CDS encoding S1C family serine protease; translation: MKRPLLAVTLVLVGLGLGATLLRDQVPLSGAQPPPTARDQASTVQTEAAAKLQNEQNTIDIVRRYEPGLVFISTEQEVVQPSPFPWLFGGEEQTQVQQGVGSGFFVNKEGDILTNYHVVAGEGGRGTADRIRIRVMNREETVPARVIGLAPQYDLALLRAEGLPAEAIQPIPLGDSDALEVGQKAIAMGAPFGLEFSVTEGIVSSAERLIPIGFSQSGTGEGITQKAIQTDAAINPGNSGGPLLDSSGRVIGINTQIYSPSGAVTGVGQSAGVGFAIPINAAKNLLPRLQQARGGVVNPPRLGITPGLIVQGPNQVAAVGLSALTSEGKRALGLPETGLLVGQVAPNSPAARAGLRGGENVQDLRGGQIVLGGDVIVAADGQPVDALEDLQAALLDKREGDRVTLRVVRGRQTRNVEVTLDASAFQ
- the hslO gene encoding Hsp33 family molecular chaperone HslO, which encodes MSSDTLSPSFLLRGTAANGTLRFVGIDAAALVEDARVRHHLSKTATAALGRALAASALLAVVLGKTSDSRVTLRIQGDGPIGWIVAEGSADGQLRGYVREPGADLPVRERDGKLDVSGLVGTEGELAVTRLLDNGEPYTGSVRLVSGEIAEDVSTYLGASEQIPNALLLGVYEEGGRVHRAGGLLVQAMPGVTEETLARLEANIRGMGQLTDHLRRGSLLETMHQAAEGLDLVLAPEAQPAHFQCRCSRERALDSLKFFGPAERQEMIEEGGQEIVCHWCSEHYQITPAEIASLDAAQERAQA
- a CDS encoding ABC transporter substrate-binding protein produces the protein MTTFNRRSRPLGLLALTTLALTLAACDKPNNAGNAGTNGDTTATTDTSGSTGANNSSVLVVQESSDIPTLDPGTSYDTASGQVVENIYETLVTYEGNSLTELKPLLATEWQISDDGKTYRFTLRDGVKFHSGNAFQCADAEYTFRRNLVTNTSESGNWFLAESLLGTGSNANDDPSITWEKISNAVKCDGETLVFNLPKADPAFLAKLAYAGQSIVDSEHAKEIGEWDGTEATWKEAVGKDLTNSPLSQNPSGTGAYRFVSKDATTFRAEAFDDYWGEKAKIQNVLIQVVPEQAARQQAFLRGDADLIETGGRPIIEEQLRGKPGVAIVDNLPDTSAFGIAMNQDIKNPEVLGSGKLDGQGIPANFFSDADVRRGFVAAFDVPTYIQQVQGGKGEPRNFLLPDTFPGYNPDLEPPQFDLDAAREAFQKAWGGQVWEKGFVLNATYRAGSVAAQTGMELLKKNVESLNPKFKVNLQPKQWSEILENADQGREAMVMTGWAPDYADPDNFVYTFYSSEGFYHPRVGFTDPQIDAWVNEARTTNDTDRRNELYTQIAERAKEQAYYILMPSNPGIIAYRDNLQGISEDTFNPMIAFRTGTLWKNLSKS
- a CDS encoding response regulator transcription factor, which translates into the protein MHDATEALSAPTRPITLLLVDDHPVVRKGTRELLEGEVDLQVIGEAESGEEAIEKARQLRPDVILMDVSMPGMNGIEATRAIKAEQPGVGVLVLTSYDDDAYVFALLEAGAAGYLLKNTSEEDLLGAVRAVAAGESALHPAVARKVLERFSAQQTPTPPEDALSPRELEVLRVAATGRTNKEIARDLDISPRTVQVHLANIFSKLGVGSRTEAVLYGIKRGWIDPKTL